GCTGGCGGCCCGGCGGGCGGCCGGCGGGGCGCCCCTGGCGGGGCGGGGCGGGCAGCCTCTGGCGGGGCGGGGCGGCGGGAGCGGGCGGGGCCTGTCCAGCCCGAGCGGCGGACCGTGACGGCGGTCCACAGGGCGACGGCCACGAGCACGGCGGTCGCACCCAGCCCGGCCGCCGGCACCGACCCCATCAGGTCGGCCGGGGCTCGCCTGGGGGGCCGGGGGTGAGGGCGCTCACCCGGTAGAGGGCGAGGCTCGGGAAGGTCCGGGACACCCACTCGTCGGCGGCTGCCGCCCGTTCGAGCACGGCTGGGTTTGACGTGCCCAGGAGGCGGCGGGGCCAACGCAGGCGGGTGGCCAGGGCCAGCTCGAAGGGCAGCATGGAGTAGGGCTCGACCCGCAGCACCTCGACGCCCGCGGCCCCGAAGGCGGCCAGCGTCCGCCCGTAGCCGCTCCACAGGAAGCGCTCCTGGCGAAACCACATGAGGTTGACCCAATGGACCGGGCACCGTAGGCGGGGCTCGATGATCACCACCCGGCCCGTGGGGCCGACGGCCCGGGCCGCGTGGCGCACGAACTCGGCCGGGTCGGCCAGGTGGTGGAGCAGGTTCTTGGCCCAGATGAGGTCCTGGCTGGCAGGCTCCATCTCGGCCACCAACTGGGTGGCGTCGCCCGCCGCCAGGTCGCCGTCGACCACTGTGCGGGCGATGTCGATGGCCGCCTCGCTCAGGTCGGTGCCGGTGTAGGCGAACCGGATGCCGCGGCGGCGGGCCACCCTCTGCACGGCCGTGGCCACCAGGCCCTCGCCGCTGCCGGCCTCGAAGAACCGGTAGGGCTGCCCGTCGGGGCGGGCCGTGCCCGTCACGCCGAGGTCGAGCACCCGCTCGGCCAGCCGGTCGTAGTAACCGCTAAGCATGGGGTGGCCCAGCTGGTCGCGGATGGCGGCCGCCATCTTCGGGTAGTGGCGGTCGTACGCCTTGCGCTGGTACTCGATCTGTTCCTGCTTGACGTCGGCTCCCATGGCGGCGAACAGGCTAGCTAGGTGCGTCACGCAGTGACTCCTTCCACGCCCGGAAGCGCTGGTGCACGTGCCCGTCGGCCCCCGTGCCCTCCCCCCGGCCGTCGGGGTGGAGGCGGTACGTGCACCGGCGGGAGAGGTTGGCCGAGTCGAGGGCCATGTAGCGGGCGTCGCCGTGGGCCGCCGGCCCGGCCCGCCACACCAGCCAGTCCCCGATGCGGCGGATGTACAGCGCAGTCGGGTGGCCGAGGTCGGCCCCCAGCCCGACCACCTCGGGCGGCGCCTCCACCCAGGCGGTGGCCGGGATGGCCCGGTCCCGCTGGGGCGTGGCCGGCAGGTCGGCGGTGTGCACGGGGCTGTGGTCGAGGGGGCGGTCCTCAGCAGGCGACATGGCCGCAGTCTCGCCCACGGGCTGGCCCCCACCGCGGGCGTGGCGGCGCACGACGGCCGCCAGGCGGCCCATGGCGTCCGGGCCCAGCTCGGGGTAGGCGGGCACGAACACGGTGGCCGCCATCGCCGCTTGCATCCTGGGGGCCGGGCCCAGGGCCCGGATCTGGGTGGCCCCCGCGCTGGCGTCCAAGCCGCACGAGCGCAGGTCGGCGATCAGCGCCGCCGGGTCGCGGGCCGTCACCGGGAACAACCAGTGGGTGGACGCCAGGGCCGAGCCCGGTCGGGCCCCCCCACCCAGCGCGGCCGCCAGGGCGTCGCCGGCGGCCGCCCGCCGGGCCAGGCGCTCGGTTGGGAACCCGGGGCCGGTGCGCCTGGCCATGGTCTCGACCAGGCCCGCGCACGGCCGGCGGCGGAGCCAGCCGGTGAAGGCCGGTTCGCCGGCCCGGGGTGCCCCCCTCACCAGCTCGCCCACGTCGGTGCCCAGCCCACTGGCCAGGGCCGCGGCCAGCCCGTAGGCCCTGGGCCCGCTGAGGGCCATGGCCACCAGGGCCTTTACGGATCGGGCCGCGTACTGCCGGCGGCGTTGCACCGGCCACCGGTCGTGCTGGGCGGCCATGGCCGCGGCCAGGGCAGGGCGGCGCACCCAGGCCAGGGCCCCGCCCAGGGCGGTGGCCGTCTTGATGGGGCCAAAACTGAACAGCGACACGTCGGCCCGGGTGTCACCGTGGTCTCGCGGACCGGCCAGGGCCTGGGCGCAGTCCTCGACCAGGAGCAGGCCCCTTCGGGCGGCGATGTCGGCGTAGGGGCCGAGGTCGCACCGGGTGCCGAACAGATGAGCCACCACCAGGGCGCGCACCCGGGGGCGGGCGGCGGCCTGCTCCAGTTCTTCAGGGCCGGGCGCGAGCGTGGCCGGGTCGAGGTCGACGGTGACCACGACCAAGCCGTGGGCCTCGACGATGCGGGCCATGTCCGGGTGGGTCACCGCCGTCATCAGCACCTCGTCGCCCGGGGGCAGGGCCAGGGCGGCCAGCAGCAGGTCGAACGCCGACCGCACCGACAGGCAGGCCAGGGCACCGCCCACGTACTGGCTGGCGCTCGGTGGGGCTCGGCGGCTAGCCCACAGCGCCCTCGACACGTCGCCTACGGTGGCGTCGAGACGATGGCGAGGGTGGAGGGGCGGCACCGGCGACAGTGTGCCCAACCGGGCTTGCTCCCGCTGGGGCCGAGCACCCGCAACCCGAGCTACAGGCGGGATGACCTGGCTCCGGTGGTTTGTTACTATCTGCGTAGGAGAAATTCTCTTCCTTTTCCGCAGGTCGCTGCGCACGGAGCTGATGCCCGATGGCAACCACCGAACTTGACCTGGGTCGCTACCAGCTGGGCTGGATCGACCCGACCGAGGACTACATCTTCAAGCCCAAGAAGGGCCTCAACGCCGACATCGTCGAAGAGATGTCGTGGATGAAGGGTGAGCCCGACTGGATGCGCCAGTTCAGGCTGCGCGCCCTCAAGCAGTTCGAGCGCAAGCCCATGCTGCCGTGGTTCGCGGTCAACATGCCTCACCTTGACTTTCAAGACATCTTCTATTACATCAAGCCGACCGACAAGCAGGTCAACAGCTGGGACCAGTTGCCCGACTCGGTCAAGGCCACCTACGAGAAGCTGGGCATCCCCGAGGCCGAGCGCAAGTACCTGGCCGGGGTCACCGCCCAGTACGAGTCCGAGGTCGTCTACCACCGCAACCGGGAGGACCTGGAGTCCCTCGG
The genomic region above belongs to Actinomycetota bacterium and contains:
- a CDS encoding class I SAM-dependent methyltransferase; this translates as MTHLASLFAAMGADVKQEQIEYQRKAYDRHYPKMAAAIRDQLGHPMLSGYYDRLAERVLDLGVTGTARPDGQPYRFFEAGSGEGLVATAVQRVARRRGIRFAYTGTDLSEAAIDIARTVVDGDLAAGDATQLVAEMEPASQDLIWAKNLLHHLADPAEFVRHAARAVGPTGRVVIIEPRLRCPVHWVNLMWFRQERFLWSGYGRTLAAFGAAGVEVLRVEPYSMLPFELALATRLRWPRRLLGTSNPAVLERAAAADEWVSRTFPSLALYRVSALTPGPPGEPRPT
- a CDS encoding aminotransferase class I/II-fold pyridoxal phosphate-dependent enzyme, producing MGTLSPVPPLHPRHRLDATVGDVSRALWASRRAPPSASQYVGGALACLSVRSAFDLLLAALALPPGDEVLMTAVTHPDMARIVEAHGLVVVTVDLDPATLAPGPEELEQAAARPRVRALVVAHLFGTRCDLGPYADIAARRGLLLVEDCAQALAGPRDHGDTRADVSLFSFGPIKTATALGGALAWVRRPALAAAMAAQHDRWPVQRRRQYAARSVKALVAMALSGPRAYGLAAALASGLGTDVGELVRGAPRAGEPAFTGWLRRRPCAGLVETMARRTGPGFPTERLARRAAAGDALAAALGGGARPGSALASTHWLFPVTARDPAALIADLRSCGLDASAGATQIRALGPAPRMQAAMAATVFVPAYPELGPDAMGRLAAVVRRHARGGGQPVGETAAMSPAEDRPLDHSPVHTADLPATPQRDRAIPATAWVEAPPEVVGLGADLGHPTALYIRRIGDWLVWRAGPAAHGDARYMALDSANLSRRCTYRLHPDGRGEGTGADGHVHQRFRAWKESLRDAPS